A stretch of DNA from Planococcus antarcticus DSM 14505:
CTTTTATAACCGTTAAATTCTCGTGTGTAACTTCTAGCTTCGTCGGTGTCCGGACAAACGCCGTAACCTCAAACCCGCTTTCTATTGCCTGCTTTACGACGAATTGACCCACACCGCCCGTTGCACCAAACACAATGATTTTCATCGTACTCCACCTTGCTTTCCTATGATTGGTTTATCTTCTTAAAAATAGCCTATTTATTTTTAAAATCAAGAAATCGCACTTACTTAAGCCTGTCCGAAATAACTTCCACTGCCTTCACAAATTCTGCAACGAATTCTTGGCGATTAACGGTGTGAAGAACATGCACGTTCGGTACTTTACCTGAACGCTTCGTATAGTCAACAACTGTTGCACCAGCTGTTATACCTTCTAGCGCTACTTCGACATAGCAGTCTTGACCTTTGAAAAACTCTGGTTTCAATAAATACATGACCGCGCAGACATCATGGAAGTGTAGCACTTGATCATAATTTTCTTCATGGAAAGCTGTTCTTTTAATGACGTCCAAATAATACGTCACGAGATGATAGGCTTTCTCCGCAAACTCCGTACCAATGTTCAAAATGCTTTTCGCTTCATCAATTGTTACAAATGCTTTATGTGTGACATCTAAACCACTCATCACAATGGGAACACCCGAACGAAATACAATCTCTACTGCGTGTGGATCCACGTAGGCATTGAATTCTGCCGTCGGTGACATATTGCCCCCTACTGCTGCTCCGCCCATCCATGAGATCCGCTCGATTTTCGGCTTTACTTCAGGATGTGCCAGCAATAGCGCAGCCACATTGGTTAACGGTCCTGTCGCGACAATTGTGATTTTTTCATCGCTTGCCATAATCGTTTCCAACATGGCTGTAATGGCCGGACGTTTACTTACAGGCAAGATTGGTGCTGGAAACTGTACATTTCCAAACCCACTTTCCCCGTGGATATCTTCCGCCACTTCTAATTCACGAAAAATCGGCTGTTCTAATCCACGTGAAATCTCGACATCCGCTCCTATGTAACTTAACAATGCACGTGCGTTATAGTTTGTTTTATCTTGCGAAATATTACCCGAACAAGTAGTGACTAACCGCACATCCAATACTTCATGATTAGCAAATGCTAAGGTTAGCATCATTGCGTCATCGATCCCTGGGTCTGTATCGATAATAATTGGCAATTTAGTCATTAAATAGACCACCTTTTTAAGATTTCTGATTGCGTTCTTATGTCTTAGTATAATCAACATTAACCCAAATATGACTTTTAATAAAGTTCACCGAAATGCATCGAAGTGAGTATACCTTCATAATGACGAGCTTCATTTACATCCATCTTTTCACAACCTTGATCATCTTATAAATGAAAAAACGGATATACGTAATCGCTATATCCGTTTCTCTCTTATTCTTCTAATATTTTAATCATTGCCGTATAGCCTTTCTCCTTCGCATAATCGAGTGCTGTCTTACCTGAATTGTCACGAAGTTCTTTATTTGCATTAAATGTTACTAATTCCTGTACAATTTGCTGATACATATCTGAACCATCCGTTAATGCGACTGCTTCAATCAATGCCGTATAACCAAAATTATTTTGATGATCAATATTTACTTTACCATCTTCTAAAAGTAGCTTCACATTGTTTAAATGTCCTTTTTCAGCAGCGGGTATTAACGTATTGCCCCCATAGCGATTCACAATATTTTGATTGGGTTCCGCATGCTCGATCATATACGTTAAAATCTCTGTTTTTCCTTGTGCGCCTGCATATAGATAGGCACTATCCTGAATACCATCTTGTTGATTGATATCTGCTCCCGCTCTAATTAAAAGTTTCGCTACCTCGATATTATTGTCATGAGTCGCAATTAATAGCGGTGTCTCCATTTTAGTATTCGTTTCATTTATTGGATAGGACGGATCCTGTAAAATTCCTTGGACCTTTTCTAACTCGTTGTTTTCGACTGCTTGAATAAGTTCGCCTGAGTATTGCTTCATATGCTTTTCCCCTTCCTGACTACATCCCGTTACTAGTAATAATATGCTTATGACGATGACGATACAACGGTTCATGTAAAACCTCCTTTAGCTGTGAGATTTCCAGCTGTTAAAGAGCTAGCTGCTGCCCTGAACGGAAAAGCTGCTACTTTGTCCAGACGCGATTGGGATGTTCCATAAAGAATATCAAATTGCTTCATCGTGACAATAACTTACGAGCCTAATGCAATACTTTGCGTGCAACTTTATCAACTATAGTATTTATAAAAAAATTATGAAACTGCAAATTACCATTCAAGCAGTTCCTGCTTTATACTAATCTTACTTACTAGAGGCAGACAGGATGTCCCAAATGGCAAGAGATTTTAAAGAGGCGTTGATCGCGAAAGCCAAATGCTTATCTACCAGTTCGCTGTACTTGCTGAAATACATGGCGATTGTTCTGGTGCCACTATACATCAATTATTTAGTTCTAGATTAATGAAAAGTAAGAAAGGCGATTCCGTTTTGAGCGGAATCGCCTTTTTTGAGCATCAATCAGATAATTTGTTGCATCGACTTTGTAATCAGAACGTTAAAGTCTTCTTCGTATTGTGGTTAGCGAAACGCCTTCTGACAAGTCGCAGGATAGGCTGCCAATGTTAAGTCTCTAACTTGTAGAAAAACTACCTTTAAGAATATTTACTATACATCGTAAGTTAACTAAAAACCTCACTTACTTATGGTACGGTTCACCGTATTGCACCTAAGTGAGGTTTTGAAAAAAATACATAATCTATCCTATTTGTATATGGTAACTTAAAACTGAGCCACCAAAGCAATTGAAAACTGAGCCACTTCTGTAGGAAAATAAACCCTAGCATGATTGTTAGGGGGAAACAGGAGTGATTACATTGAACAAGAAGCAACAGGTGATTCAGCTGCATCTTCAAGATGTCAGCCAAAGACAAATATCCACTGAAGTGAAGGTCTCCAGAAACACCGTTTCAAAATACATCGAAGCTTTTGAGAAGAGCAAGGCAACCGATGTCCGTAACCTGCCGGTTACAGAGGATATCTTATCGGCTCCCTCCTACAAGAAAAGGGATGGGGTAAAACGCAAAATGACAGAGGAGATTATAGACAGGCTCAGAGGATTCATTCAAGACAATGAATGGAAACGCAAAAACAACATGAGCAAGCAACAAATGAAAAAGATTGATATGTATGAAAAACTGCAAGAAGAAGGATATGACATCGGCTATACGACGGTTCGGAATTTCGTCAATATCGAGGAGATGCGAGCGAAAGAGGTTTTTATTCGGCAACGCTATTCAGCAGCTTGGGAAGTAGAATTTGATTGGGGAGAAGTAAAACTAGTAATTGATGGGAAACAGAAATCCTATTCCTTAGCGGTTTTCACCTTGGCTTACAGCAATTACCGATTTGCGCTGCTTTATGAATCCGAGACGATGATCTGTGTGCAGGATGCCCATACCAAGCTGATTGACCACTTAGGTTTCGTCCCATCTGTTTTCACTTACGACAATATGCGAACCGTGGTGAAATCGTTTGTCGGAACAGACCGGAAGATCACGGATGGAATGATCAACCTCTCCAATTATTACGGATTCCGGATACGGCTCTGCGAGCCAAGAAAAGGAAACCAGAAAGGACACGTAGAACGGAGTGTCGAGGTTGTCCGCAGAAAAGCATTTTCATATGATATTGCGTTCGCTTCCCTGGAAGACGCCCGGAAACGTCTAAGCCAAACGATTCAATCGCTCAATAAACGAATCCACCACGAAAAGAAGATCGCTCATGTGGAATTGAAAGAGCAAGAAAAAGCAACAGCTACTCAAGAGTCGCTCCCTCTGCCATTCGATGTTTCGGAAGTCTTGGAATGTCGGGTAGATAAATACAGCACCGTCATGATTAAACAAAATCGGTACTCCGTACCCGAGGGCAATGTAGGCGCATGGATCCGTGCCAAGGTCAGCGCAGATGCAGTCCGGCTCTTTATTAAAGGCGAACTCGTTGCAGAACATCGGAGAAATTGGGGTGTCCATCAATGGGAAATGAATCTCTATCACTACATAAAAACCTTCACAAAGAAAAAAGGCGCTTTAGCTCAAAGTGAATGTTTGAGCCAAGCACCAAATCAAATTAAAAAACTCTTCGAAAACCATTATATCGGAAAAGAGAGAGATTTTCTAGAGCTACTCCTCTATGTACGAGAGAAAAATCAGTTGGATAACGTGATGACCGCTGCACGACAGATTGAGATAAAAGGTCTCGGTGAAATTACGACCGAAAAGCTAATTTTTCTGAGCGAACAAACAGATTTAGTACCTACGGTACCTCTACAAAAAGATGAGACAGTCGAACAGGCGCTTCAAAACATCCAAGCCTTTTCAGCGATGTTCAAACAAGTCGATGAAGGAGTGCTTGAACATGGATAAAAAGCAACAAGTCATTGATATGTGCAAAGAATTACGACTCCCGGGGATCCGTGAGTTGGTTGAAGAAGATGAAGGATTTGAAGAAACGACAGCTGCAATCGAGCTGTTATATACAGTATTAACAAAAGAAAAGAAAGACCGTTGGATCCGATCGAAATCAACACGGATCCGCCGTGCCAACTTTCCGGAGAAGAAACTGCTTGAGGAGATTGAGATCCAAGCGCTGCCCACAGATGCGCAACAAAAACTGCCCAACTTACAGACGCTTGATTTCATTAAAGCTGGGCAGAATGTGATTCTGACCGGTTCCCCTGGCACCGGCAAGAGCCACTTGGCTATCGGCTTAGGAGTAGAAGCCTGTTTGGCTGGTTACAAGGTATATTTTGCGAGTGTCTCTTCCTTGATCAATCAATTGAAAGAAAGTAGGTCCGAACGGACCTTGCGCTCTTTCGAATTGCGCTTTGAGAAGTACGACCTTGTCATCATTGACGAATTGGGCTACATTTCCTTCGATAAAGAAGGCGCTGAATTACTCTTTACGCATTTATCT
This window harbors:
- a CDS encoding nucleoside hydrolase; amino-acid sequence: MTKLPIIIDTDPGIDDAMMLTLAFANHEVLDVRLVTTCSGNISQDKTNYNARALLSYIGADVEISRGLEQPIFRELEVAEDIHGESGFGNVQFPAPILPVSKRPAITAMLETIMASDEKITIVATGPLTNVAALLLAHPEVKPKIERISWMGGAAVGGNMSPTAEFNAYVDPHAVEIVFRSGVPIVMSGLDVTHKAFVTIDEAKSILNIGTEFAEKAYHLVTYYLDVIKRTAFHEENYDQVLHFHDVCAVMYLLKPEFFKGQDCYVEVALEGITAGATVVDYTKRSGKVPNVHVLHTVNRQEFVAEFVKAVEVISDRLK
- the istA gene encoding IS21 family transposase translates to MNKKQQVIQLHLQDVSQRQISTEVKVSRNTVSKYIEAFEKSKATDVRNLPVTEDILSAPSYKKRDGVKRKMTEEIIDRLRGFIQDNEWKRKNNMSKQQMKKIDMYEKLQEEGYDIGYTTVRNFVNIEEMRAKEVFIRQRYSAAWEVEFDWGEVKLVIDGKQKSYSLAVFTLAYSNYRFALLYESETMICVQDAHTKLIDHLGFVPSVFTYDNMRTVVKSFVGTDRKITDGMINLSNYYGFRIRLCEPRKGNQKGHVERSVEVVRRKAFSYDIAFASLEDARKRLSQTIQSLNKRIHHEKKIAHVELKEQEKATATQESLPLPFDVSEVLECRVDKYSTVMIKQNRYSVPEGNVGAWIRAKVSADAVRLFIKGELVAEHRRNWGVHQWEMNLYHYIKTFTKKKGALAQSECLSQAPNQIKKLFENHYIGKERDFLELLLYVREKNQLDNVMTAARQIEIKGLGEITTEKLIFLSEQTDLVPTVPLQKDETVEQALQNIQAFSAMFKQVDEGVLEHG
- a CDS encoding ankyrin repeat domain-containing protein translates to MNRCIVIVISILLLVTGCSQEGEKHMKQYSGELIQAVENNELEKVQGILQDPSYPINETNTKMETPLLIATHDNNIEVAKLLIRAGADINQQDGIQDSAYLYAGAQGKTEILTYMIEHAEPNQNIVNRYGGNTLIPAAEKGHLNNVKLLLEDGKVNIDHQNNFGYTALIEAVALTDGSDMYQQIVQELVTFNANKELRDNSGKTALDYAKEKGYTAMIKILEE
- the istB gene encoding IS21-like element ISSau9 family helper ATPase IstB, yielding MDKKQQVIDMCKELRLPGIRELVEEDEGFEETTAAIELLYTVLTKEKKDRWIRSKSTRIRRANFPEKKLLEEIEIQALPTDAQQKLPNLQTLDFIKAGQNVILTGSPGTGKSHLAIGLGVEACLAGYKVYFASVSSLINQLKESRSERTLRSFELRFEKYDLVIIDELGYISFDKEGAELLFTHLSLRAGRSSTIITSNLSFAKWEEVFHDPILTAALTDRLTHKSHVVNMVGPSYRMRETKKWLENNHS